GGCCGATCAGCGTCTGTACCTGCATCGACGGCGAGTCGCGTCGCCGTACCGCCGAGAGCACGCTGGCGGACCTGATCGACGCGTTCTCGGGCCGGTTCGAGACCCACGTCGTCAACGCGGCGGTCGAGACGTACCTCACCAGGGTCGCGCCCCGGTACGACGTGTGTTTCGTGGGGTCGAGCACGGACCGGACGACCGCCTCGCGGTTCGTCTCGCCGCCGACGTTCCGGAAACTCCGGGACCTCGAGTGCGACGTGGCGATCGTCCACCGCGGGCGGCGTCGGTAGCCTCGGGATCGAACGGCCGGTCAGTGACCGCTCACTCGCTCTCGAGGATCCGATCGATCAGTTCGGTCTCGTCGCTGCCCAGCGCCGAGCGCACGAGCAGGTGGCCGCCGAGCAGGGCGGGGCTGATGACCGCGTCCGCGCCGGCGCGATCGAGTTTCTTCGTGTTCTCGCGTTCGGTCGCGGCGGCGGCGATCCGCGTGTCGGGCGCGAGTTGGCGCGCGGTGAGGATCGTCAGCGCGTCCTGAGCGTCGTCGTTGGTGGCGACGAGGATCGCCGCCGCGCGGTCGATCTTCGCGCGGTGTAACGGCTCCTCGTCGCTCGGGTCCGCGGTGATGACAGCGATGCCGCGTTCGCTGAGCGCCGACGCCGCCTCGCGGTCGCTGGTCACGACGGCGAACTCCCGGCCGCTGTCCGCGAGTTCGTCGACGATCGGTTCCGTCAGTTCGCCGTAGCCGAGCACGAGGAGGTGCTCGTCGAGCAGTTGGAGCTGTGAGTCGGTCATCTTTCCGAGCGTCTTGGAGATTCTGGCCTGGATCGCGGGGCCGACCAGCGCCCCGATGGCGATACCGAAGCTGGCCACCCCGAGCACGAGGACGGACATGGTAAACAGCATGCCCTCGGTCGAGCCCGGGGCCGGCGTGACGTCGCCGTAGCCGACCGTGCTCGAGGTGATCAGCGTGAAGTAGAAGGCGTCGAGGATGGTGTCGATGCCCTCGAAGTGATCCCGGAGCGCGTAGCCGCCGACGGTCCCGTACAGCTGGACGCCGAGTAGGGCCGCGCCGGCGGCGAGCTGGGTCGTGGTGAGCGAAACCGGCTCGTCGAACCGCTTGCGGGTGAGCAGGAGGACGGGAACTGCGATCAGCGAGAGGGCGACCAGTGGGTACGAGTAGGGGCTCGACTGGAGCAGTCCCTGTGCGGCGGTCAGCGGGAGGAGGAAGAGCGTCGCCCACCAGCCCGCACGAAGTCCGCGCCGGAGCGCGAGCGCGCTGCCGACCATCATGAACCCGGTGAGCGCGCCGGTGAACGCGGCCGCGCTCTGGACGGCCTCGGGGACGTACTCGGCGAGGGGCCCGCCGACGTCGTTCGTCCCGATGTTGACGATCGCCGTCGCGACCGAGAGCAAGGCGACCAGGAGCGCGAGCGCGACGGCTGTCCGCGTTACAGAGACGCGGCGCCCAGGAAGTCGCGCTCGAAGCGACCGATCGTCGGCCATACAGACCGCTGTGCGTCCGCGTTAGTTAAGCGTCCCCGTCTCGGCCCGAATCGCGTCTCCTCGCACGCCAGGCGATTAGCGGACGATGGTCACCGGGACGGGCGAGCGCTTGAACACGGTCTCGGCGACGTCGCCGACGAACAGGCGGTCGACCATATTGCCGCCGTGGCTGCCCATCACGACTGCGTCGTAGTCCTCGGCGCGGGAGACGATCGCTCGCGCCGGCCGCCCGATGGCGACGGCAGTGCCGATCTCAGTGTCGTAGTCGGCGGCCAACTCGCGGGCGCGATCGAAGACCGCTTCGGCGCGCTCTTCTGCAGCCTCCTCGATGTCGTCCTCGAAGGCGATGCTCATCGCGTCGCCCATCATCACGGACGGTTCGGCGACGACCGACAGGACGGTCACGTCGGCGTCGGGGTGGTTCTCGAGCGCGTATTCGAGCGCGCGCTTGGACATCTCGGAGCCGTCCATCGGGACGAGAACGCGATCGAGCATAGGACCGCTACGACGAACGCGCCGATAAACCCCGCCCGTGGTCAGGCCGATTCGGATCGGGCCGACCGGCGGGTACACGGATACGGATACGGTGGACCAGGCGAGCCGGGCGGCGGTCGGGCCGGACCCGCGAGCGGCGGCTCACTTCGGCAGGTCGATCTCGCGGGCCTCTTCGCTCAGGTCTTCAGTCGAGTTTACCGGCCCCCTGAGAAACAGCGTGTGATAGATCAGCGCGATCCCGAGGACCGCCGCCGCGGGCACGGTGAGCGCCGTCGACAGCCCCGTGACGTAGCTGACGACGACCCCGAGCAGCAGGCTGACCAGAATCCCGAGGAGGACCAGATCGTAGTACTGGATCGTGACGCCCATGGATGTCGTACGGTGCGAGCGCGCAAAAACCCGTATCCCGCGTATTCCGTCTCGAACCCACCGAGCCGTCTCGGCGGCCGATCTCCGCTCGCTGCCGACGGTGAATCTTTAACGATCCCGGCCCACCGGACCGACAATGCCATCCCTTCCGGTCGAAGTGCTGCTCGGCATCTACCTCGGGCTGCTGACCGGCATCGTGCCCGCGTTCGTCGCCGGCTCGCTCGGCTTCCTCGTGCGGTACTTCACCGGGGTCACGCTCCCCGGGTTCGGCGTCGTCGTCCTCGCGCTGTCGATCGCCAGCGTCCAGGGCGGGCTGCTCGGTCTCGTCGAGCCCACCATCGCCCAATCCCCGCGGCTGCTGGTCGCCGTGCTGATCGTGCTCATGCTCGCGCTCTACGCCCACAATCAGGGCGACAAGCTCGGGGCCGAACTCCCCCGTCGGCTCTCGCTGACCTCGCTGCGCCAGCGGACGCTCTCGGCCGACGTCGTCGAACTCGTCGGCTCGGTCGGCCAGGTCACCGTCAGACCGACCGGCGAGATCCGTGACATGGAGGGTTATCCGCCGTTGTCACCCGAGCTCCGTGGTGCGCTCAAGATCGGGTCCTGGCGACTGCCCGCCGATCTCCCGCTCTCGGAACTCGAGTCGCGACTCGAGGAGCGGCTCCGGACGGACCACGACCTGACGGACGTCGACGTGACGATCGACGAACGGGCGCGGGCGACGATCGCGGCCGCGCCGCCGTCGGGGACGCTCTCGGGGCGGATCGAGGCGGGCAAGCGCGCCGTCTCGATCGCGACCCTGATCCCGACGGGGCTCGCCCGCGGTGACGAGGTGAAAGTTCGGATCGGCGAGCGATCGATCGCCGGGACGGTGCTGGGCGCCCGGACCGAACTCGACGACGAACGCGCCGAGGCCGCCGCTACCGAAGCGCCGGTCGACGAGGTGGCGACCGACGGCGGCGAGGACGCCGAGCCCGCGACCGCGGCCCCCGCGGCGACATCGAACGGGACCACCGCCGGCGGGCCGGGTCGCGTGACCGTCGCCGTCGCGCGCCGGGACGTCAAGCCGATCCTCGAGGCCGAGTCGCCGCAGCTCGTCGTGCGCTCGCGGGGAACGAGCCGCGAGTTCGAGGCGTTCGCCCTGATCAAGCGCGAGGGGGACGCCGTCCGTCGGCTCACGGTCGGTTCGAGCGGCGGGATCGACGCGATCGCTGAGACCGACACCGACACCGAGCGGACCGTCCCGGACGCGGACGTGACGATCCTCGCGGTGCGACGGCAGGGCAGCGAGACGAGCGGGCGCCGCCACGGCTGGGTGTTCGCCCCGGGAATCGAACGGCGGCTCGAGGCCGGCGACGAAGCGTTCGTCGCGGGGCCCGAGGAAGCCGTCGAGGCGTTCGCGGAGGGAACCGCGCGATGAGGCGAGCCGTGGCCGTCGACGCCGATCGCGCCCGCGTTCGGTCCGGCATCGGAGGTGCGTCCCGGTGGTAGATCCCGCCCTCGCCCAGGTCACTCTCGACGGGATCGTCTCGACCGAGACGCTGCTGGAGGCGCTCGTCGGGATCCTCGGCTTCGCACTGCTCGCGGCCGGGACCGCGGCCGGCGCGGCTTTCACCTACCGCTGGTACAGCGGGACCGAGATCCCCGAGGGCGTCGCGGTCCTCGCCGGCGTTACGATCGTCGCGCTCTGGCTGAACACCCAGACCGCGCTCCAGGAGGCGATCATCGGCGACACGGGTCTGACCGAACCGGGAACCGCGGTCTACACCGTCGCCGCATTCGTCGCCAGCGCGGTTGCCGCCGACGGCGGCCGACGGCTCGGCAATTACCTCGCGCGGGACGTGTTCGCGGTCGCCTCGCCGCGGTCGATCGCCGAGGTCGGCCAGCTCGTCCGCTCGGCCGGCCGCGTCGTCGCCGTCGAACTGCCCGACCAAATCGGCGACATCGACGGCTACGACCCGGTCGACGACGCGGTGAAGGAGGAACTCGCGGGCCAGACGCTCCTCTTCCCCCGCCGGCTCGCCGGCGACGAACTGCGCGAGCGCCTGGTCGCCCGCCTCGAGCGCGACTTCGGGGTCGGCCACGTCGACGTCGACCTCGCGGCCGACGGAACGGTCGATTACTTCGCAGTCGGGAGCCGCCCCGCGGGGATCGGGCCGACGCTCGCGCCGGGGACGGTCGCCGTCGCGCTGGAGGCCGACCCCGCGGCCGACGCCAGCCCCGGCGACGCGGTCCAGATCTGGACCCGCGACGGCGAGGGTGACGGGAGCGGCGGCGGAACCGCCAGGCGGGTTGCCGGCGGCGAACTGCGCGGGACCGCTGCCGACGTCGCGACTGTGGCCCTCGACGCCGAGGACGCCCGCGATCTCGACCCCGAGCGGGAGTACCGGCTCGTGACGCTACCCGGCAGCCCCGACGCCGAGCGGGACCTGGTCTCCCTGCTCCGGACGGTCGACGAGACGGTGACGACCGTCACCGTCGGCTCGGACGACCCGCTCGCGGGGCTGCCGATCGATGCGCTGCCGGTACTGGTAGTGGCGCTCGAGCGCGGCGGCGAGAGCGGAGCCGCGAGCGACGACGGCGACGACTCGCTGGCGCTGCCGGCCGGCGACGTCCGACTCGCGGCCGGTGACGTCGCCTACGTGCTCGGCCGGCCGGACGCGCTGCGGCGGGTGACCGAACGGATCCTCGACCGAGGTCGGGAACGGAACCGGGCGCCCGACGGAGACCGCGCGCCGGCGCCGGATTCGGAATCGGACGGCGCCGGGGACAGGGACGGGGACGGCCGCGCAGACAAGTATTCGTCCGCCGACCGGGACCGAAACCGGGATCGAGAACCCGAACAACCGCGGGAGCGGTAGCTACTTGCCTTCGGCACCGATAGCGCCAGGTATGCCAACGGAGTGGAAACTGTTCGCCGATCTCGCCGAACGCGCCGGTGACAAACACTGGACCGTCGACCCCGGAGCCGGCGATACCGTCGGCGACGCGTTTGACGCGCTGCTCGCGGAGGCGCCCGAACTGGAGGAACGCGTGCTCGACGACGACGGCGAGTTGCGCTCGCAGATCAACGTGCTTCGGAACGGAACGAACGTCCTCGTCGAGGAGGAGGGGTTGGCGACGGAACTCGAAGAAGGAGACGAACTGGCGCTGTTCCCGCCGGTCAGCGGCGGCGCGCGATAGGGATACCGACACCGAGAGGGCGGGGGAGCGGCCGCAATCCGCGGTACGGTCATGTGACAGCGACCGACCGTCGCTCGACCAACCGTCGATCAGTCGGCCGTCAGATCGACCCCGAGCACGAAGTCCGGTTCCTCCGCGATTTCGGCGCCCGCGTAGGAGGCGTCGCTGACCGCGCGGGGGGTCTCGGGGATCAGGACCCGCGTCTTATCGGCGCCGCAATCGGCGGCGTCCCGTGCGATCGCCGCGAACAGCGATCGGGCGGCGTCGACGTCGTCCCAGGCGCCGACGCCGTACTCGGCCCAGGTCTCGGTCTCCGTTTTCGCCGCTGTCGCGCCGTTGGAATCGTCCTCGACCGCCTGGTCGTACGTCCGCGACCGGTAGGCCGCCCCCGCCAGGCCGTGCTCTCCGTCGACGGCGAAGACTGCCGTCTCGTCGGCCAGGCGCTCGAAGTCCTCGCGCGTGAGCTCCCGGACGGCCCACGACTCCTCTGGGGCGAGGCCGAGGCCGGCCAGGTGTCCGCGCGCGTCGCTGTGAGTCCAGTAGCGCCAGGCGGCTGCGGGATCGTTCGAGACTCGAGACGGCCCCTCGGCGTCCGGATCGGGTGCCGGATGCGCAAACCGGAACTCGGTGATCGGCTCGAGGTCGCTCGCCCGCGCGGCGCCGAGCGAGGCCGCGTTCCACGAGAAGATCATCACCCGACCGACGGTCGCGCCCTGTTCGCGGGCCCACTCGAAGGTCGCCTCGTTCAGCCGCTGGCTCACGCCCCGCCGGCGGTAGTCGGCCGCGACGCGCATGCCCTGGAACCAGGCCTCGTCGGGCGAGAGCATGACCGCCTGCACGATGCCAGCCGCCTGGCCGTCGATTTCGGCGAGGAAGGTCTTCTTCCCCTGCCCGGGCTCGTCCTCGAGCCAGTCGTGGTAGATCCGCGGGATGTAGTCGCCGCCGCGGTCGGGCCAGATCTCGCCGGTGAAGTCGGCGACGGCCTCGTAGTCGTCGTGGGTCGCGCGTCGTATCTCGAGGGCGGAATCCGAGTCCGTCATTACGCGGTACTCACGCGGTCAGCCGAGAAAGAAGTACACGCCGCGGAACGCGTCGCCGATTTCGTCGCTCGGCGGCGTCCCTATCGCTAGGTCTCTCTACTCCCAGGGAACCGACCGCTCCTGAATCTCGCCGGCCAGCGAGGTGCTCATGGCCTCTTCGACGTCGTCGGCGTGCTCGAGCGCCCACATGAGTTTGACCTTCGCGGTGCCGGGGAGGGTGTCGCCGGCCTCGACGACGCCGGCCTCGAGCAGGTCGCGACCGGTGTCGTAGACCCGGTCGCAGACCCGCCCTTCGAGACACTGGCTGGTCATGACGACCGTCGTGCCGTCCTCGATCAGTTCCTCGATCCGCGGGATGAGGTCCGTGTGGACGTGCCCGAGACCGGTGCCCTCGATGACCAGGCCTGCGGCGCCCTCGACGACGTCGAGGAACTGCGGATCCATCCCGGGCGTGAACTTGAGGAGTTCGACGTCGTCCTCGAGCTCCGGTTCGACGACCAGGTCGGTCTCGCCCCGCTGCCGGTAGTCGCGGCGGAACTCGATCGCCACGGTCTCGCGGCTCGACGCCGCTTGACTATCCGAGGCCGCATCGGCCTCGCTCGTCTCGTAGTCGACGGTACCCAGCGGCTCCGCGCCGACGGTCTCGAAGGCGTCCCGGCGGGAGGTGTGGTTCTTCCGCACGCGCGTGCCCCGGTGGAGTGCGCAGACGTCGTCGGACTCGGTAGCGTGCATGCAGACGAGCACCTCCGCGCAGTCGCTCTTGGCGGCCTCGACGGCCGAGACGGCGTTCATGACGTTGTCCGAGGACGGCCGGTCGGCCGAGCGCTGCGAGCCGGTGAAGACGATCGGCACCGGCGTCTCGAGCATGAACGCGAGCGTCGAGGCCGAGTACTGCATCGTGTCCGTGCCGTGCATG
This window of the Natrinema salifodinae genome carries:
- a CDS encoding NAD-binding protein translates to MADDRSLRARLPGRRVSVTRTAVALALLVALLSVATAIVNIGTNDVGGPLAEYVPEAVQSAAAFTGALTGFMMVGSALALRRGLRAGWWATLFLLPLTAAQGLLQSSPYSYPLVALSLIAVPVLLLTRKRFDEPVSLTTTQLAAGAALLGVQLYGTVGGYALRDHFEGIDTILDAFYFTLITSSTVGYGDVTPAPGSTEGMLFTMSVLVLGVASFGIAIGALVGPAIQARISKTLGKMTDSQLQLLDEHLLVLGYGELTEPIVDELADSGREFAVVTSDREAASALSERGIAVITADPSDEEPLHRAKIDRAAAILVATNDDAQDALTILTARQLAPDTRIAAAATERENTKKLDRAGADAVISPALLGGHLLVRSALGSDETELIDRILESE
- a CDS encoding universal stress protein; translated protein: MLDRVLVPMDGSEMSKRALEYALENHPDADVTVLSVVAEPSVMMGDAMSIAFEDDIEEAAEERAEAVFDRARELAADYDTEIGTAVAIGRPARAIVSRAEDYDAVVMGSHGGNMVDRLFVGDVAETVFKRSPVPVTIVR
- a CDS encoding TrkA C-terminal domain-containing protein, whose protein sequence is MVDPALAQVTLDGIVSTETLLEALVGILGFALLAAGTAAGAAFTYRWYSGTEIPEGVAVLAGVTIVALWLNTQTALQEAIIGDTGLTEPGTAVYTVAAFVASAVAADGGRRLGNYLARDVFAVASPRSIAEVGQLVRSAGRVVAVELPDQIGDIDGYDPVDDAVKEELAGQTLLFPRRLAGDELRERLVARLERDFGVGHVDVDLAADGTVDYFAVGSRPAGIGPTLAPGTVAVALEADPAADASPGDAVQIWTRDGEGDGSGGGTARRVAGGELRGTAADVATVALDAEDARDLDPEREYRLVTLPGSPDAERDLVSLLRTVDETVTTVTVGSDDPLAGLPIDALPVLVVALERGGESGAASDDGDDSLALPAGDVRLAAGDVAYVLGRPDALRRVTERILDRGRERNRAPDGDRAPAPDSESDGAGDRDGDGRADKYSSADRDRNRDREPEQPRER
- a CDS encoding ubiquitin-like small modifier protein 1; amino-acid sequence: MPTEWKLFADLAERAGDKHWTVDPGAGDTVGDAFDALLAEAPELEERVLDDDGELRSQINVLRNGTNVLVEEEGLATELEEGDELALFPPVSGGAR
- a CDS encoding GNAT family N-acetyltransferase — protein: MTDSDSALEIRRATHDDYEAVADFTGEIWPDRGGDYIPRIYHDWLEDEPGQGKKTFLAEIDGQAAGIVQAVMLSPDEAWFQGMRVAADYRRRGVSQRLNEATFEWAREQGATVGRVMIFSWNAASLGAARASDLEPITEFRFAHPAPDPDAEGPSRVSNDPAAAWRYWTHSDARGHLAGLGLAPEESWAVRELTREDFERLADETAVFAVDGEHGLAGAAYRSRTYDQAVEDDSNGATAAKTETETWAEYGVGAWDDVDAARSLFAAIARDAADCGADKTRVLIPETPRAVSDASYAGAEIAEEPDFVLGVDLTAD
- the gatD gene encoding Glu-tRNA(Gln) amidotransferase subunit GatD; its protein translation is MNPGDRIRVDRADRTYEGVLLPSSTDDHLVVKLEGGYNVGVDREGADVEVLAEDVYEIDGADAAGDEGAASEIEFDDDLPTISLISTGGTIASTVDYRTGAVTAQFDAEDVLRAVPDLAGRANYRGRVVANILSENMEPPIWRDLAQAVYEEIEAGADGVVVMHGTDTMQYSASTLAFMLETPVPIVFTGSQRSADRPSSDNVMNAVSAVEAAKSDCAEVLVCMHATESDDVCALHRGTRVRKNHTSRRDAFETVGAEPLGTVDYETSEADAASDSQAASSRETVAIEFRRDYRQRGETDLVVEPELEDDVELLKFTPGMDPQFLDVVEGAAGLVIEGTGLGHVHTDLIPRIEELIEDGTTVVMTSQCLEGRVCDRVYDTGRDLLEAGVVEAGDTLPGTAKVKLMWALEHADDVEEAMSTSLAGEIQERSVPWE